A part of Candidatus Electrothrix aestuarii genomic DNA contains:
- a CDS encoding SLBB domain-containing protein: MPTRTSNIIIPSAVTSQPQRYNSGTGNSPLGSSIKVPSFKPVIPSFRPAQQASGGQALPSRPLIPGRKANFLPPPVKTGLAGGSPYTVGPQDILTIEVFDNPDLKGEYTVSEKGAIVFPLIGQVKVSGKTPDSIKAELTHLLEKDYLFNPIVSVDVSKYLSRQVKLMGNVEQPGVYYLDGPTRLSDLLTKAGGVSKQLGGTAMSGQKVHITRAPSSSSPDDTITYYVDLHQLLVDGKDEVNIYLQPGDVIFIPDASTFNIIGQVKNSGSFPFEEGLTLLKAISLAGGLTEKGSSDNAVIKRVQNGRVVEMRAGMNTLLSADDTVYIPENLDSFQVMGEVKNSGSFPFKEGTTLLKAIALAGGLSEKAAADDAVIKRVQYGRTVEMRVGMDTLLAPNDTVFIPEDKKFIHVVGEVKHSDSFPYETGITLLNAINYAGGATQKGSAEDAIIKRLSNGRTIEMRGGVDTVLLPGDTVVVPEARSVEVVGEVKSPGSIPYEPRMTLLKAIDLAGGATLEGSPENVVIKRLQNGRVVEIKANMYTSLQPDDTVFVPEVRSFHVTGEVVSPGSYPHESGLTLLRAIAMAGGATKKAAPDDSIIKRLKNGKLEEIEATMDTLVLPDDVIEVPLSFW, encoded by the coding sequence GTGCCAACTCGCACGAGTAATATTATAATACCTTCAGCTGTTACTTCGCAACCGCAGAGATATAACAGTGGGACAGGAAATTCTCCGTTAGGCTCGTCTATAAAGGTACCATCCTTTAAACCGGTGATACCGTCTTTTAGACCAGCACAGCAGGCTTCTGGGGGGCAGGCCCTTCCTTCTCGGCCCCTTATCCCTGGGAGAAAAGCTAATTTTCTCCCTCCTCCAGTCAAAACTGGTTTAGCCGGAGGATCTCCCTATACCGTCGGGCCGCAGGATATACTTACAATTGAGGTCTTTGATAATCCAGATCTCAAGGGAGAGTATACTGTCTCGGAGAAAGGTGCGATAGTTTTCCCTCTCATTGGGCAAGTAAAAGTTTCTGGCAAAACACCTGATTCCATTAAGGCTGAGTTAACTCACCTGCTGGAAAAGGACTACCTGTTTAACCCGATTGTAAGTGTAGATGTAAGTAAATACTTAAGTCGACAAGTCAAACTAATGGGCAATGTCGAACAGCCTGGTGTCTATTATCTTGATGGCCCAACCCGCCTTTCTGACCTTCTCACAAAAGCTGGAGGTGTTTCAAAGCAATTAGGCGGAACGGCTATGAGTGGCCAAAAAGTACACATTACACGGGCTCCTTCCTCTTCCTCTCCTGATGATACAATAACGTATTATGTTGACCTCCATCAGTTGCTGGTGGATGGTAAAGATGAGGTTAACATCTACCTTCAGCCTGGGGATGTAATTTTTATCCCTGATGCCAGCACATTCAATATCATAGGCCAAGTGAAAAATTCTGGATCCTTTCCCTTTGAAGAAGGGCTCACCCTACTCAAGGCTATATCTTTAGCGGGAGGACTTACAGAAAAAGGCTCATCGGATAATGCCGTAATCAAACGCGTGCAAAACGGCAGGGTTGTTGAAATGAGAGCGGGGATGAATACCCTGCTTTCAGCTGATGATACTGTCTATATTCCTGAGAATCTTGACTCATTTCAAGTAATGGGTGAAGTCAAAAATTCCGGTTCTTTTCCTTTTAAGGAAGGAACCACTCTGCTCAAGGCTATAGCTTTAGCGGGAGGACTCTCTGAAAAAGCTGCTGCAGACGACGCTGTAATCAAACGTGTGCAATATGGAAGGACAGTGGAGATGAGAGTGGGGATGGACACTCTGCTTGCCCCAAATGATACGGTTTTTATTCCTGAGGATAAAAAATTTATTCATGTCGTAGGAGAAGTCAAGCATTCGGATTCATTTCCTTATGAAACAGGCATTACCCTACTGAATGCTATAAACTATGCAGGTGGAGCAACCCAGAAAGGTTCAGCAGAAGATGCGATTATTAAACGTTTGAGTAATGGCAGAACTATAGAAATGAGAGGTGGTGTAGACACAGTGTTGCTACCAGGCGATACCGTGGTTGTTCCTGAAGCAAGATCTGTCGAGGTGGTCGGAGAAGTGAAGTCTCCAGGGTCAATCCCTTATGAGCCGCGTATGACGCTGTTAAAAGCGATAGATCTTGCCGGTGGGGCTACACTGGAAGGATCACCAGAAAATGTTGTTATCAAACGTCTGCAAAACGGACGTGTCGTTGAGATAAAGGCAAATATGTATACTTCATTACAGCCAGATGACACTGTTTTTGTCCCGGAAGTCCGATCCTTTCATGTAACTGGTGAAGTGGTCAGTCCAGGTTCTTATCCTCATGAATCAGGATTGACCCTGTTACGAGCAATTGCTATGGCCGGTGGTGCAACCAAAAAAGCAGCACCGGACGATTCTATCATTAAGCGTCTCAAAAATGGTAAGTTAGAAGAGATTGAAGCCACTATGGATACCTTAGTCCTACCGGATGACGTCATTGAGGTTCCACTCAGTTTTTGGTAA